GGCGTTGTTCTTCCTCGCGTAGGCTCCGTTCTTCCTTGCGACGGCGCTGCTCTTCCTGAAGCTGTTCTCGTGGTTTTGCGATTTCATCTTCCATTGCGACTCGGGAGATGTGTGATAGGAACAAAGCGATCAATGGGATCAACCCTTGAGTCTCGACAGTCTGAATTGTCTGGGTGTATTTCGTCACGTTTGATCCATGTCGCCCCGACAACAGCCGTGCCTCAAAGTCACGCGATAGGAAACACGGCAAGCTGACTAAACATGTCCCCTGCCTGGGCTCCCAATAGGTTCATGGGTCCGTACACTCACGGGTCTCCCGTTAGTCAGCAATATTTACTGTGTTTGGCCGTCTCAGCAGGGGCTGGGGCGGTGTCGTTGGGGACAAGATTTTGCACTCCTGGTGTGGCCTTCTCAATGGCATTTACTACACGTAGGTAGTCGTTTCCCACCCTTGCCTCCCAACCTGTCCAAAGGCCCATGATGAGGCTCATCTGGAGGGCCTCGAAGCTCGTTTCGCGTTTGGTCCCGCGCCACTTCCTGCTGCCGATCTTGAGATTCGTGATTGTCTAGGAAATCGAAATCCTCTTGGGACTTGCAGTTGTCTGTAGTGTCGTGGTTGTGTCGAGAGGATCTGGCTTCCCGGTGTTTGAGAGATTCTCGCTCCATTCTTCCTTGCCTAATACCGAAAATTGGCAACCAGAACGGAATCGGTTGCATGAGTAGGTGATTGTTGATCGGCCAGACCTCCCGATAGTCGACCTTCGCACAATGAATTTATAGCCTCTGATTGCTGTCCAGAGATGAAGACCGACCGACAATTCTTCTTGTGATGAGTAACACGCTTGAGGGGGAAGGTCGTTGAAAATGCATCGGTAGAGATATATGATGGTGGCCATCTTGTGATTGATTGTTGATCAGTGTTGAGACGGCCAAATACAGGAGGTGTTTTATGGACCCGTGAACCTATTGGGAGCCCCTACCTTCGGGCGGCCAGGGAACGTCGCGCTTCTGCAAAACTCTGTATACGCAGAGGTGAGTAGGCAGAATGGTGCATAAGCAGACATGCCTAAGCAGGACAATGCCCACGCTTACGTGCCTATGCAGAATCGTGCCCACGCAATGATGCTCACGCTGAACCGTGCTCACGCAGACATACGTAAGCAGGACAGTGCCTAAGCTGATGTGCGGACGCGGAACCGTGCCCAAGCAAGCGTGCACTTGCAGAGGGTCTTGCGGGATATTAGATTGCCTTCGCCCGGGAGCCTCTCAACTTACGACGGAAGCGCCCTGGAGTGCCTTATTGAAAGCATCAATCAGATCAAGGATGGGAAACCTCCTCATTCAAGGGCGATTCCATTGCTGGGCGACCTGTGACACTGCGAAACATAACGACGCTTATAACGCAGCACTTGCCACGCAGGCCACTGTCGGGCTCTTTCTGCTTGTCGAATTTGAGCAAGGCAATTGCCAGCATCCCTCATTCCTCATCTCGCACGATCACCGACTTGTCGGAAACTACCAAGGATAGACAAGAGCCAAGGTGAAGAGATGGCAAAAAGCTGTTCATTCAATCACCATAGAGGGCGTATCGCTCGGCGTGAACCTCGGACCAACGAGTCATGGTTTCCAGCGAGGTGACCGCATCTCCCAAGTGGCACCGGGCAAATCCATAAATAGCGGGCGACTCAGTCTCGTACGTACCTTTATGGCCAGAACGGTGACGACTGCCACTTTTCGCAATGCTGCAACTGTTCTGTCGCAGCTACCGGTGTTCTAGTCTAGAATTTAGCTGCCAAGTACGTACAGTGACAATTGATGTAATTAACCACGAGACCAGATGTGGCAGCGTTCTGTCTCAGGGAGCTTCAGCGTAGGCTATTAGCAAGGCGTCCGGACGTGACAACACCCGAGTGGTTTACGGGTAAGAGTCACTAAAGCCTCCGGGCCGCAGAAGCGCCCACCCGTTTCGAGGATCCCATGGACGGGATGCTTTGGCATGGGTCACTAGTAAGGCCCCAGGATGTGGAGCCTTCAAATAGTAGCATGGCCGGGCTGGGCGCTTCGGGGGTCCACAGACGGGACATCGTGGTCCGCATCCGATCCACCTACCAGTAATAATCGTCAAAGCATCTGTTTGCAGGGCAGCCAAAGCGCCCACCCCAGCTATTAGAGAGCTTCTCGCCTGTCACTAGTAAAGTGAACGTAATCAATGTTGTCTTCAATTGCCGCTCCAAATCTTCCAAAACGCCCGTCTTCGAAGCGCTCACAGCCTAGGCATGCTTCTGGTAGTCGAATCGGCTTCCCGTCGGCCCGAGTAAAAGTGAGCAGAGCCGCCGCCGGCGGATAGCTCCAGATCAATTGGCGCTTTTTGTGCTGCTGTCACAAGGGCTCTGTCCTCGGTGCCCCCTTCAAAGTGGTTCAGACGTAAGGATCACGAATTAGCATCGTGTCGCGTTGAAGACACGGGACAGAGATGTAAGGGGCAGTTCCGTGAACCTATCTATGCGTCAACATTACATACTCTGTGTGATTTAATTTAAGCCTGTCCTTCTGTCCCTTTAGCCATTCGTCTACGCTTGTCCTTCTTTGATCGCCTTTGCATAACCGGGCCTGATGTCCTAAGCGCAACGCCATGGGAGGTCTGTACGTGCCGTCTGAACGCATCTAGTGTCTCGAAATTTGGGTCATCGTAACATTGAGGATGGTTGCGCCGAATGGGATCGCCACGTTGTACAGCACGCTCTCGTTCTACCAGATGCTGGTCGTCAAAGTGGTCATTTCTGATCGTTGGCCAGCAGTACTTGAACGTCCATTCTTCTGGCGAAAACCTGCAATCCCCAACACAATCAGGGCACTGATTCGGATCAAGGAGCAGTGGAAAGGGCTTGGGTTGAGGATGGGTGCGGATGCGGTCTCGTCTGACCGTCTCTCTCTTGTCACAAAGTGTGGCCATCAGACTGACAGCCTCAATCCAGAGGTCCATGAGTTAAGAAGCGGCAAGCAGACTAAGACCGTCCCTCACCTCCGGGCGACTGATGTCACCGACTGCGCTGACGATTCTGCATCTGTGGGATCCGGTTCCGCGGAAATCTCCGTGACTATATAACCGCTGGGTTGACAGGTCAGCAGACAACAAAGCCCATGCAATCAATGTATTGAAAATGCACAGAAATCACGAGATCCGGTTATTTTTTTGAAGGAGAAATGGGACAATTGCATTCATTTCAATTATCTAAGAGACAACACAGCATACCTCTGAGACGATGTTTCCCTCACGTCTTTCCCAGTTCCTCCGACCTTTTCTTCATGATAGTCCAGTGTTGAAAGGCACCCTGCTCACTTCGCTGCAGCTTACCAGCAATCCATGACCACTCCTTTTCCTCTTGAACCCATGCGCGCAGGCGTAATTCATCCAAGGGTGTCCAACGAAGACGCTTAGGTCTCTTGCTCTTTTGCTCAGGGATATCAGGGCTATCACTACGATCGAAACTCATGCTTTCGCTTTCGCTGTCGTTGTCTTCAGAGTTGCCATTTGAGCTTTCATCATCTTTGACTGTCTCGGAGTTTGGCAGCCCCACAGTTGCCTCCCGTATCTGTTCTTGATTTGTCCCATTGTAGGGTTCGCTATTTCCCGTGATTGTTGCCTTATGTGGAAGCCTCTTAGTAGCATAATCTCTGACGAACCCGAGGAACAGCCGAAGAATGTCTGATTGCTTTGCATTGCCAGCCAGCTCAGCACCACTTCGAGTAAGAGTCTCGACGGTATCGCTTATCTGCAGCAAATACTCTGCAGAGAAGCCACAGGTGTGACATGTGGCTGAGGATGAATTCACTGTGATGGCCGCAGGAGGGAGGCAAAATCGTCCATTCTTCTGAGGACTAGGTTTTCCTGAAGGATGGTTGGAATGAGACGAACGCGGCGAAGTTGCCTCAGGCATAGTTTGCGATCGCCCCCGCTGTGCTCTCGTCCGCTTCCCTCTATTTGAGGCATTATCCACGTCCAGTGAGGGAAGCCCATCAAGGTGCGGTTGGACATCGTGACAACTCATGGAGCTAGAGGCGTGAGATCGTGGCTTTGATCTTGAGGAGCGCTGGATATGTCTTTCGCACTGGGCTGGAACGCCCCTCCTGCGTGGCTTCTCTGCCAAGACTCGAGAAGGTAGTGCGCGCAAAGTTCTCGCTGGAAGAGCCTTTATTGCAGTCGTCTTATTGGGATCTCGTGATCTCTTTCGTTTAGGAAGGCAAAGATCGTCGCTCTCATGACCATTTTCACTTGCCTCGTGACCTCGTTTTCTCCGACTAGTGACGGCATCACCACCTTGCTGTGAGACGGAGGCGTGATCTGAGGATGGAGTAGGAAGCGCAGAAATGTCTGGTTGATATTCTTCCGCTATGCCCAGTGAAGCGGCGACATCATCGACGGAGAAATTGGAAACAGGACTTGATGCGTATAGTGGGCTCTTCGCAGGGTCAAGCGCCGCCGAGTTGCTTGTTGAGAAGGTCATCGGCCAGTGTCGATCCGTAATTCGAGGTTCCCGAACCGCTCCGTTCGAAGAAAAGCTCTCGCGATCGTTGTCGTCATCATCAGAGATCCCGTTATCGTCGTTGGCTGAGCCGTCATCATCACTGCTTCCGCAGGTGTCGCTGTTCTCGCTCCTCTCCTTGTCTTGGGCAGTGCCTGTGGGAATTCTGTCAGTTTAGGATATCGTCTTGCGTGTTGTTCTTGATCACTCACATTCGTTCACGTCATTTGGAACACGAACTGCCAGGCGAAGTTGTCCGGTTGAAGATCTAACTGGACCGAGAGCCAGAGGCTGCTTGTTTGGTGGAGAGGCAACTGCGATTTCCTGTGAGGTCAATCCTGTGGGAGGCTGAGAAAGTACAGAGGCACAAGGCGACCAGTGTTCCGGAAACTTGATGCCATCATGTGTGGTGTATTTGCCGGTTTCCGCTGTAAAACCATCGATCTCGGATCTCGAGGCAAAAGGTCGCCTTGTATGTGCGAGATCGCCCAAAGCATCGCCGTCGTATGACTCGCCTGTCGCGAGAGCCTCAATGAGATTGGGATTTGGTTCGTCGACACGGAGAGGGAAGTCGGGAGGACCATCTGCTCGTTGTAAGTCAATGCCTCGAAGGATATGATGCGAGCGTACCCGACGTATAGCTTGAGGTCTGATTCTCTGACACAATTGAGCCCCTGATATCTCGCTCGAGTGACGTTGTCAGCGCTGTTGAATTGAGTGTTAATGTTTGCTGTTGCTTTCGCTGCTCCTCGCGCTTGCGTTGACGTTTCTTTTCTTCGCGCAGCATCTGTTTACGCTCGTTTTCTTGATAGAACTTTGCATATGAATGCACGTCATGAGTTCTTCTGAAGTGAGATTGAGCCATGTCGGTGAATGAGGAATAATTTGTTTGAGTCTGAGCGGACTGGAACCAGTTCGCTGTCGTGGTCATGGGGAGACGGGTTTATATGCGTTGTTTTCCAAGTGAACGACCCAGTCGCTCAACAGAACGCTCGGTTCAAGCCATCACCTCACCAAGCTATGGAAGAGCTTGCAGCTTCCACATTCGCAGTGGGAATGGGAAAAAACCCTCTCACCGGTAGTCACACCGCTTCTGAGCAACGCCTCTGCCATGTGAACCCCTGATGGCGCGTATTCTTCACTCTCAACCTCGGATATGCCCCTGAAGCGCTGGCGGCGTTCTTCCGCTTTCAGGATAGTCGTGACAGGACAACTGTCAGGCGTATCATGGCCATTGACACAGTAACCTGCAGCTCTAAGCCCCTGGCCAAGCCCGTGAGCCACGTCACAACGTTAAAGATGGCCGGGGCAATTTCATACGCCAGGATCGCTCCTGGCGTCGTGAATCATAGTTGTCGGACGGGGATAGGAATTCAGCCGTTGACGCCAACTCTCGGACTGATGATTGCACCGTGTGAGGCCTGTCCAGCTGAGACTGACCACCAATCGAGCCTGCTCAACCTTTCAGCCGGCGTCAAGTCTGGCCCCTTGGCTAGGGAAGAGTCATCTGCACTCTCTCCTGAAGGTGGCCCCTTGATTGTGCAGGATCAACCGCACGATCCGTCAGGATACTACCTCGTACGCATGATGTTTTCAAGCTGTTGGGATTGGGCAGGACTGATGGCGGAGGTGTCGATTGTCTAGGGAATTTGTGCCGGCGCGCCGAGCTGTGCTCAGCCTTCCCGATGCCTTCCGTCTCGTATATGCAACGTGATTGACGTTCGCAACACTTTGTCAAAGGCAAACCAGGCACACCAGAACGATCAGCACAGCCGAGAGGAAAATTGCCTCTTCGAGCAATTTTGTTGACTCCGGAAGCCGCTCGGCAGTTACTTGGTACGCCTCGGTGAAGTCTAGCCGTGCGTCTTTCTAGACTCCAACGTCCGAACATTCAGGTTCGAGGGTCGGCAGTCTGTCCATGGCATGAAAGAATTCCAACGGGGCAATCTCGTCGGCGAGCCCTCCCTTCTCATCTTCAGAGATTCTGCGCGGAAATCGATCCCGTCCGTTGGTAGATAGCAATGCCATGGCCAGCTCCGCCATCGTTTGCGGCGACTCCGAATTGCTGTACTCTGGCAAAGAAGCCGAGAAGCCAGCGGGAGCTGACCCTCGGGGTCTCGATCAGAAGCTTTCTCGCGAGCCGTATCCTAGGTCCGCGGCGATGTTGCATGAACCAAGCCCCTGAGAAGCAGGTCGTCTCAGGGGTGTGATGGTCAGGTCAGTGACCACCGGCGTAGCCGCAGGGTGTACGTGTCCCGGCTGGCATACTTTCCTCGTACATACGAGACCGTCATCGGCGGTAGCACTATGCCCAGGTGTAGGTAGGCCGAACATCCAGGCTGCCGTTGAGACGTGAATTACCCAACAAGGGAATTCTATCGGCGTAAGCGATAGTTTCTCGTGTCAGAGACTCCCAGTGAGACAGAGCCCATCGTTGCTTGACCAGTAGCGCGGCCAGACGCCAATCTCCGTAACATGCGCTGTCTCTTGCCCCTTTCGGCAATCCTCGACTGCTGGCCAAGGTTGAAGACCTGAAAATTGCTAAATACGGCAATTTCTCGGTCACGCCCTGCGTCCTTTCGCCCGAGGATGGACCCCCAGGGGTAATCTCGCGGGCGCTTGTCGTGATGCCTGGCTTAGCACATCGAACACCCGCAGCATGATTGCATGATTTCGTAATGCATTCCATGAACCCGCTGAGCTGTCAAATTACCAGAAGCGGCAATTTTTGGGCATGAGGAACGCGGCGAGTCACCTGCGGCTTGCGGCCGCAACGAAATAATGCCGAGAACTCGGAGTAGTGCGCCGAACCAGTGTTGACCAGTAGTGTGATCCCGTGCCTTATCCCTGACTCCCTCGAGCCCTTGAATTACTCTCAAAAGTAATTTTGGGTCGAGATTGAGGCGAGAGGAACGGGAAGGCGAGGCAAAATGCGAGGCGGACGGTAAGAAGAACCCCCGAGAATCGGCAACGGGGTTGCGAGGCGTCCCTTCGGGCAGTCAGAGATTCTCGACATCGACTGTAATCGGGATCGGCAAGGCGCAAGACAGCAAATAGCGGTGAACAGGTCACCATAAACGGCAATGAACTGAGGAAGTTAGCAACACTATTCCAGCAAGAGAACACCGGAGCGTACTGTGCAAGGCGCGCTGAACTTGGCAGAGGCACAACGAGTGCAGGTAACGGGAAACAGATACCTCTGCCGTCCAAGCACCGGGTTAAGCTGTTGTAAGAAAAAGCCGTGGTTTCTCGTGTGGTTGATAATCGCGAAAGGGAGTAGAATGTTGACGCTGGGCGAATGTCGTGGACTATGGGTGTGGCTGGGGCTGGCGAAACAGCCAAGTGGCGCAAACAAATGCTGCGACAAGGAAAGGATACAAAGGAAACTTCGAGGTACATTGGCGCATGGGGCGGGGCGGGCGCTCATTTATGGGCTGGCAAGAACGGCGAGGGATGGCGTGGCCGAGAATTACCCGATGTGGCAGGTGCCGAAAATGGCACGTCAGGACCGCCATTTCCGAAGGCAGGCAAGCCGTCTCTtgttttacttttataaccttcccgcgctttttatttagactTATATACCTCACtcttataaacttataattactttttatttaaacttacttattttactcttaattaatttcttaataatatacataagcgggctaatataaaggatattacgttttttacttattttataaaatatattaatacggttcgttattcttattattattaaataccgaGTCCCCGGCTAACcctcgtattttataagttatcttaagttttataataaaaatagaggacttagatattatataagaatagttaataaacgctattaaaaagcgaattatattttataatataatacggtttattatttttaagaagtataattataataatattataagcgctagttaatagtagcttattaaaaggtattaaatTAGGGAGCGTAACGTAGCTAGGCCccctagtaataatacctctCCTAAGTCCgaggagtataagtaagtatacttattttaaatagctttttaaaaacgcctCCCTACTCTAGTtagaacttatttaatataactacttatttttaatattactcttattattactaagcccaattataataataaaaatatatctcggcttattaaaaaagttattaaactttattaactaaattataatacttattatatttattaaaaaactattattattacctctatttttattatttttatatttaaactaagctATAGGGGGAAGGAtaagattaaaaatataaacccGTAATACTATAGAGCTATTAAGGTATTAAAgagatttaataagtaggctataagctaaatactaAACGAGTTTAATATAACCCTTAAGACCCTTAAGTTttgatattataatatttttaaatagctagatattaataatatttataaatttataatatcctactttagtattataattaataactttagaattaatgtaattagggtaataaaatacgtaaatataattaaaacgagtatttatattaatataaagcttacttagCTATCTCGTAGCGctaccctaagtaataataatagcaacccgctattaaaggagttttataatattattaagctatttagtattattattaaaaaggatactaaggctagtattagcgcggtataattatataaattactcctctt
The DNA window shown above is from Colletotrichum lupini chromosome 7, complete sequence and carries:
- a CDS encoding FluG domain-containing protein, encoding MAVLTCHFRHLPHRVILGHAIPRRSCQPINERPPRPMRQCTSNPSHTHSPRHSPSVNILLPFAIINHTRNHGFFLQQLNPVLGRQRYLFPVTCTRCASAKFSAPCTFIAVYGDLFTAICWTPRNPVADSRGFFLPSASHFASPSRSSRLNLDPKLLLRVIQGLEGVRDKARDHTTGQHWFGALLRVLGIISLRPQAAGDSPRSSCPKIAASGITTSAREITPGGPSSGERTQGVTEKLPYLAIFRSSTLASSRGLPKGARDSACYGDWRLAALLVKQRWALSHWESLTRETIAYADRIPFATADDGLVCTRKVCQPGHVHPAATPVVTDLTITPLRRPASQGLGSAPAGFSASLPEYSNSESPQTMAELAMALLSTNGRDRFPRRISEDEKGGLADEIAPLEFFHAMDRLPTLEPECVPSNCRAASGVNKIARRGNFPLGCADRSGVPGLPLTKCCERQSRCIYETEGIGKAEHSSARRHKFPRQSTPPPSVLPNPNSLKTSCVRGSILTDRAVDPAQSRGHLQERVEQARLVVSLSWTGLTRCNHQSESWRQRLNSYPRPTTMIHDARSDPGGLRAAGYCVNGHDTPDSCPVTTILKAEERRQRFRGISEVESEEYAPSGVHMAEALLRSGVTTANWFQSAQTQTNYSSFTDMAQSHFRRTHDVHSYAKFYQENERKQMLREEKKRQRKREEQRKQQQTLTLNSTALTTSLERDIRGSIVSENQTSSYTSDGPPDFPLRVDEPNPNLIEALATGESYDGDALGDLAHTRRPFASRSEIDGFTAETGKYTTHDGIKFPEHWSPCASVLSQPPTGLTSQEIAVASPPNKQPLALGPVRSSTGQLRLAVRVPNDVNECTAQDKERSENSDTCGSSDDDGSANDDNGISDDDDNDRESFSSNGAVREPRITDRHWPMTFSTSNSAALDPAKSPLYASSPVSNFSVDDVAASLGIAEEYQPDISALPTPSSDHASVSQQGGDAVTSRRKRGHEASENGHESDDLCLPKRKRSRDPNKTTAIKALPARTLRALPSRVLAEKPRRRGVPAQCERHIQRSSRSKPRSHASSSMSCHDVQPHLDGLPSLDVDNASNRGKRTRAQRGRSQTMPEATSPRSSHSNHPSGKPSPQKNGRFCLPPAAITVNSSSATCHTCGFSAEYLLQISDTVETLTRSGAELAGNAKQSDILRLFLGFVRDYATKRLPHKATITGNSEPYNGTNQEQIREATVGLPNSETVKDDESSNGNSEDNDSESESMSFDRSDSPDIPEQKSKRPKRLRWTPLDELRLRAWVQEEKEWSWIAGKLQRSEQGAFQHWTIMKKRSEELGKTGYIVTEISAEPDPTDAESSAQSVTSVARSLMATLCDKRETVRRDRIRTHPQPKPFPLLLDPNQCPDCVGDCRFSPEEWTFKYCWPTIRNDHFDDQHLVERERAVQRGDPIRRNHPQCYDDPNFETLDAFRRHVQTSHGVALRTSGPVMQRRSKKDKRGTEDRALVTAAQKAPIDLELSAGGGSAHFYSGRREADSTTRSMPRL